In one window of Motacilla alba alba isolate MOTALB_02 unplaced genomic scaffold, Motacilla_alba_V1.0_pri HiC_scaffold_28, whole genome shotgun sequence DNA:
- the LOC119696369 gene encoding uncharacterized protein LOC119696369 has protein sequence MERTQEQDPARGLFRRTAQLVCKLIKRIREEETSTMGTGLRAYSHIFKTKTSAALLDMLVEEGFSNPKQVSSLWPGFHPPSNCLASQATPAGPCEPLRPWQRAGKGSTSLGKLGTFLPLAAFQISPCLLQVPAMVRYIHQWLMANQFAEHRLNRTLLDLTEAQPADVLMTLLRVAPSCDRYGAQLPRGLRAPQPISLCSLCQVSEQQRVPGPSGCSLCQPWHGSAQACCHAASLPLRGLSPQGWAAGCCWPVAVGRGRAGSQLRSPLLPRPQCCVPDPPETEL, from the exons ATGGAGCGGACACAAGAGCAGGACCCCGCCCGTGGCCTCTTCCGCAGAACAGCGCAG CTGGTCTGCAAATTGATCAAGAGAATTCGGGAGGAAGAGACCAGCACCATGGGCACTGGGCTCAGAGCATACTCGCACATCTTCAAAACCAAGaccagtgctgccctgctggataTGCTCGTAgaggagggcttttccaacccaaagcaaGTAAGCAGCCTCTGGCCAGGGTTTCATCCTCCCAGCAATTGCTTGGCCTCCCAAGCCACGCCCGCTGGTCCCTGTGAGCCTTTGAGGCCATGGCAGCgtgctgggaagggaagcactTCTCTGGGGAAGCTGGGGACATTCCTCCCTCTGGCAGCTTTCCAAATCTCCCCGTGCCTTCTCCAGGTGCCCGCCATGGTCAGGTACATCCACCAGTGGCTCATGGCCAATCAGtttgctgagcacaggctgaaCAGGACCCTGCTGGATCTCACCGAAGCCCAGCCCGCTGACGTACTCATGACGCTGCTGCGTGTGGCCCCATCCTGTGACAGGTATGGggcccagctgcccagagggctcagggctccccagcccatcagcctgtgcagcctgtgccaggtgtcTGAGCAACAGAGAGTTCCAGggccctctggctgctccctttgccagccctggcacggcAGTGCCCAAGCCTGCTGCCATGCTGCCTCGCTGCCCCTCAGGggcctgtccccacagggctgggctgctggctgctgctggccagtggcagtgggcagaggcagagctggcagccagctcaGGTCCCCGCTGCTGCCCAGGCCACAGTGCTGTGTCCCAGACCCCCCTGAGACAGAGCTTTAa